In Helianthus annuus cultivar XRQ/B chromosome 8, HanXRQr2.0-SUNRISE, whole genome shotgun sequence, a single genomic region encodes these proteins:
- the LOC110870413 gene encoding uncharacterized protein LOC110870413 isoform X2 — translation MSSYWNGNYIFGQYSSENWGHESVPSGIPDSNEQEEVVSSIQGKQNSPFLDLNKHPPVDETAPVDDSYPASGYGGDGGYGGDGGYGGHGGYGGDGGYGGDRGYGGDRGYGGDGGYGGDGGYGGDRGYGGDGGYGGDGGYGGDGGYGGYGGYGGYGGYGGDGDHQQFISPGTPYVHQNNSDVGGYGGYGGYGRYGSEAPPILDSLYLKKTVFNSLDELKKRIQEIANADGFVIVTRRSKKIGGRTGRVWLECDRGGEHQSTATLRKAGSKKTGCPFYLLAVRNHPYETWEIKDGTIEHNHELCEDLSAHAFVRRFTPSEMKLIEQLTAQNMEPRKIFQTIRKQDPDRFHVQKDVQNVVAKIRAEQRQGLTPMQSLENVLMKNDFIYEIREEPGTEIVTEIFFLHRDSRVLWRAFPHVMMIDATYKTNIYNMPFIQIVGMTPTNKSFIIAHAVVSKERGDNFVWVLERVKAMLDECMEPRVILTDRDLALMGACAKVFPDASRLLCRWHIQQNVMKHCKGAFTDDDWKTFLSFWGSLIESPSIPIYDYHLRNMRKRLVECKRSIFIMEDDLMPGDDMHIEPVQQGPRRRQRPPVDTLQGHPYLEFPDGTDAARHCQKLRRMHVGSHASIDWDAMEEIAETPRVRRFIPIDSPWHRLFDLAHTPTYRELLVEFISSFTFHPPGEPVPIPYPGAPPPPEVSFRLAGVQRSMTLAEFAVRSGLYMQEEIETEIYTAGLVVVEKPTLVGFWQVIAGADHWEHDKSKGRVSFVSDPLYRYLHHLLATSISARGYSREWCTTTDLFFLYCLLYRRPCALAHGLAQYFASGHHWQERGFLYGGAYVTVIARSFGLVPHQDPHLRTPAIMPTRMGMPSLWGMRVIKRFPVGPRFKNREGGVWREEDLPEHFEDVHPPADPADVVPVEDPPEDLDGAAGPQPPPPAGAPQFPRHAIRGGAPGAALHPDVRARLDRLDDLVGWLVRAEQDRREREGLPPIPLPPVRAPHQQQQPQQQHQPQQQHQDSDSDFDA, via the exons ATGTCATCATATTGGAACGGCAACTATATCTTCGGGCAATATTCTAGCGAAAACTGGGGGCACGAAAGCGTTCCG tctggcattcccgattctaatgagcaagaggaggttgtgtctagtatacaaggaaaacaaaacagcccgtttctagatttgaacaagcatcctcctgttgatgaaacagcccctgtagatgactcataccctgctagtggatacggaggagacggtggatacggaggagacggtggatacggaggacacggtggatacggaggagacggtggatacggaggagaccgtggatacggaggagaccgtggatacggaggagacggtggatacggaggagacggtggatacggaggagaccgtggatacggaggagacggtggatacggaggagacggtggatacggaggggacggtggatatggtggatacggtggatacgggggatacggtggatacggaggagacggtgatcatcagcaattcatttccccgggcactccttatgttcatcaaaacaattcggacgttggaggatatggtggttatggtggatatGGTAGATATGGTAGTGAAGCACCTCCCATTCTGGACAGTCTGTACTTAAAAAAGACG gttttcaactccttagatgaactaaagaaacggatacaagaaatagcaaatgcggatggtttcgttattgtcacccgtcgatcaaagaaaatcgggggaagaaccgggagggtatggcttgaatgtgatcgtggtggtgagcaccagagtacagcaacacttagaaaagctggaagcaaaaaaaccggttgcccgttttacctgctggctgtccgaaaccacccgtatgaaacctgggagataaaagacggaacaattgaacataaccacgaactttgtgaggacctgtcggcccacgcgtttgtgcgaaggtttactccaagcgaaatgaaactgatcgagcagctgacagctcaaaacatggagccgcgcaaaatatttcaaacgataaggaagcagGACCCCGACAGGTTTCATGTTCAGAAAGACGTTCAAAACGTTGTAGCGAAGATTAGAGCCGAACAAAGACAAGGATTGACTCCCATGCAGTCACTAGAAAATGTGCTGATGAAGAACGACTTTATTTACGAGATCCGGGAAGAACCCGGAACAGAGATCGTAACAGAGATCTTCTTTCTTCATCGGGACTCGAGAGTCTtgtggcgtgcattcccccaCGTCATGATGATCGATGCAACGTACAAGACAAACATATACAATATGCCCTTTATCCAGATTGTTGGTATGACGCCTACCAACAAATCGTTTATTATCGCGCATGCCGTTGTTAGTAAAGAACGGGGTGATAACTTTGTGTGGGTGCTTGAGAGGGTTAAGGCAATGTTGGATGAATGTATGGAgccacgtgtgattttaacggatAGAGACCTAGCCCTTATGGGCGCGTGTGCTAAAGTATTTCCAGACGCCTCCAGGCTTCTTTGCAGGTGGCACATACAACAGAATGTTATGAAGCACTGCAAGGGTGCCTTCACAGACGACGACTGGAAGACATTTTTGTCATTCTGGGGTTCATTGATTGAGTCTCCATCCATACCCATCTACGACTACCACTTGCGCAACATGCGAAAGCGACTTGTGGAGTGCAAACGTTCTA TATTTATTATGGAGGACGATCTGATGCCGGGCGATGACATGCACATAGAGCCGGTTCAGCAGGGTCCACGACGGAGACAGCGACCGCCTGTGGATACGTTGCAGGGGCATCCCTATCTAGAGTTTCCCGACGGCACTGACGCCGCCCGTCATTGCCAGAAGCTTAGGAGGATGCACGTTGGATCGCATGCATCGATCGACTGGGATGCGATGGAGGAGATTGCTGAGACGCCGAGAGTGCGTCGGTTTATACCTATCGATTCCCCGTGGCATCGTCTTTTTGATTTGGCGCACACGCCGACCTACAGGGAGCTGCTGGTCGAGTTCATTTCGTCATTCACATTTCACCCTCCTGGGGAGCCAGTGCCGATTCCGTACCCAG GTGCTCCCCCTCCGCCTGAGGTTTCTTTCAGGCTTGCTGGCGTTCAGCGTTCGATGACGCTAGCAGAGTTTGCGGTGCGCTCTGGTTTATACATGCAGGAGGAGATCGAGACTGAGATCTACACAGCGGGGCTAGTGGTGGTTGAAAAACCCACTCTTGTTGGGTTTTGGCAGGTGATTGCGGGGGCGGATCATTGGGAGCATGACAAGTCGAAGGGGAGGGTGTCGTTTGTTAGCGACCCACTATACAG GTATCTGCACCATTTGCTCGCCACTTCTATATCAGCGCGCGGCTACAGCCGTGAGTGGTGTACGACCACAGATCTTTTTTTCCTATATTGTTTGTTGTATAGGAGGCCGTGCGCGCTAGCACACGGTCTAGCCCAGTACTTCGCCTCCGGCCATCACTGGCAGGAGCGCGGATTTTTGTATGGCGGGGCGTACGTGACCGTCATTGCCCGTTCATTTGGCCTCGTACCACATCAGGACCCACATCTACGGACGCCGGCCATCATGCCGACGCGGATGGGTATGCCGTCGCTATGGGGGATGAGGGTTATCAAGAGGTTCCCGGTTGGCCCGCGGTTTAAAAACCGCGAGGGGGGCGTATGGAGAGAGGAGGACCTACCAGAGCATTTCGAGGACGTTCATCCTCCTGCAGATCCTGCTGATGTAGTGCCCGTGGAGGACCCTCCGGAGGATCTAGACGGTGCAGCGGGGCCACAGCCACCGCCACCTGCCGGGGCACCTCAGTTTCCACGTCACGCTATTCGAGGTGGTGCCCCAGGAGCTGCACTACATCCGGATGTACGAGCCAGGCTTGACAGGCTCGACGATTTGGTAGGTTGGTTGGTACGGGCGGAGCAggatagacgagagagagagggattacccccgataccgcttccaccggttcgagcaccacatcagcagcagcagccgcagcagcagcaccagccgcagcagcagcatcaggattcagattcggattttgatgcatag
- the LOC110870413 gene encoding uncharacterized protein LOC110870413 isoform X1: protein MSSYWNGNYIFGQYSSENWGHESVPSGIPDSNEQEEVVSSIQGKQNSPFLDLNKHPPVDETAPVDDSYPASGYGGDGGYGGDGGYGGHGGYGGDGGYGGDRGYGGDRGYGGDGGYGGDGGYGGDRGYGGDGGYGGDGGYGGDGGYGGYGGYGGYGGYGGDGDHQQFISPGTPYVHQNNSDVGGYGGYGGYGRYGSEAPPILDSLYLKKTVFNSLDELKKRIQEIANADGFVIVTRRSKKIGGRTGRVWLECDRGGEHQSTATLRKAGSKKTGCPFYLLAVRNHPYETWEIKDGTIEHNHELCEDLSAHAFVRRFTPSEMKLIEQLTAQNMEPRKIFQTIRKQDPDRFHVQKDVQNVVAKIRAEQRQGLTPMQSLENVLMKNDFIYEIREEPGTEIVTEIFFLHRDSRVLWRAFPHVMMIDATYKTNIYNMPFIQIVGMTPTNKSFIIAHAVVSKERGDNFVWVLERVKAMLDECMEPRVILTDRDLALMGACAKVFPDASRLLCRWHIQQNVMKHCKGAFTDDDWKTFLSFWGSLIESPSIPIYDYHLRNMRKRLVECKRSRVFKYVYDNWLKDYKEMFVFAWTDKRRNFGNRTTNRVESQHANLKRYVEDRSSLDRIVGCVRDIVETQFGEIRKTFRESIEKTMKHHKHPMFQHLLGKVSHKALDLLHGEAIRRLDVLERFNSSCGCQMWHSCGLPCACRIEKYMREEHPIQLEDIDVFWRKLNFQSCKLIDDSLDVVEELDVVRQQLQSHPPAQQKSLLSKIKAVLTPTKSTKKPPVVQQNTRGRPTTKQVQERLDEASRIDEELRRSSFGDANTCFEGSRQSKYDKPRHSSYVPSQASQQSVIRSQKPKATLSRSKSSKKKETRDDHGFPLIIGDEYVGIIERFKSDIPPVFHPYVSCIRDVMPDGHCGFRSVAVGLGMDQSSWGRIRRDLVQEMDQNESIWFPIFEAWAAGYFYTHRQGLIWDSVAGCGENHWMDFPFAGLLIAQTYGIGVHLLTTTMGASSTYFPILSPPANQQPLFITLTHVNENHFIHVKLEGDYPMPPAHGLWLTHRRPHTEQWEDMYLPRLEWYTSIMNPRPRSNPSLNYIDSYTEE from the exons ATGTCATCATATTGGAACGGCAACTATATCTTCGGGCAATATTCTAGCGAAAACTGGGGGCACGAAAGCGTTCCG tctggcattcccgattctaatgagcaagaggaggttgtgtctagtatacaaggaaaacaaaacagcccgtttctagatttgaacaagcatcctcctgttgatgaaacagcccctgtagatgactcataccctgctagtggatacggaggagacggtggatacggaggagacggtggatacggaggacacggtggatacggaggagacggtggatacggaggagaccgtggatacggaggagaccgtggatacggaggagacggtggatacggaggagacggtggatacggaggagaccgtggatacggaggagacggtggatacggaggagacggtggatacggaggggacggtggatatggtggatacggtggatacgggggatacggtggatacggaggagacggtgatcatcagcaattcatttccccgggcactccttatgttcatcaaaacaattcggacgttggaggatatggtggttatggtggatatGGTAGATATGGTAGTGAAGCACCTCCCATTCTGGACAGTCTGTACTTAAAAAAGACG gttttcaactccttagatgaactaaagaaacggatacaagaaatagcaaatgcggatggtttcgttattgtcacccgtcgatcaaagaaaatcgggggaagaaccgggagggtatggcttgaatgtgatcgtggtggtgagcaccagagtacagcaacacttagaaaagctggaagcaaaaaaaccggttgcccgttttacctgctggctgtccgaaaccacccgtatgaaacctgggagataaaagacggaacaattgaacataaccacgaactttgtgaggacctgtcggcccacgcgtttgtgcgaaggtttactccaagcgaaatgaaactgatcgagcagctgacagctcaaaacatggagccgcgcaaaatatttcaaacgataaggaagcagGACCCCGACAGGTTTCATGTTCAGAAAGACGTTCAAAACGTTGTAGCGAAGATTAGAGCCGAACAAAGACAAGGATTGACTCCCATGCAGTCACTAGAAAATGTGCTGATGAAGAACGACTTTATTTACGAGATCCGGGAAGAACCCGGAACAGAGATCGTAACAGAGATCTTCTTTCTTCATCGGGACTCGAGAGTCTtgtggcgtgcattcccccaCGTCATGATGATCGATGCAACGTACAAGACAAACATATACAATATGCCCTTTATCCAGATTGTTGGTATGACGCCTACCAACAAATCGTTTATTATCGCGCATGCCGTTGTTAGTAAAGAACGGGGTGATAACTTTGTGTGGGTGCTTGAGAGGGTTAAGGCAATGTTGGATGAATGTATGGAgccacgtgtgattttaacggatAGAGACCTAGCCCTTATGGGCGCGTGTGCTAAAGTATTTCCAGACGCCTCCAGGCTTCTTTGCAGGTGGCACATACAACAGAATGTTATGAAGCACTGCAAGGGTGCCTTCACAGACGACGACTGGAAGACATTTTTGTCATTCTGGGGTTCATTGATTGAGTCTCCATCCATACCCATCTACGACTACCACTTGCGCAACATGCGAAAGCGACTTGTGGAGTGCAAACGTTCTA gagTCTTCAAATACGTGTACGATAACTGGCTAAAAGACTACAAGGAGATGTTTGTCTTTGCGTGGACTGATAAGAGGCGCAACTTTGGTAATCGTACTAcaaacagagttgagagccaacatgccaacttaaagagatacgtcgaagataggagctcgctggaccgtatagttggttgtgtccgggatatagttgagacacagttcggtgaaataaggaagacttttcgagaaagcatcgaaaaaacaatgaaacaccacaaacacccgatgtttcaacacctacttggaaaagtatcccacaaagcccttgacttgttgcatggagaggcaattaggaggctagatgtcttggagcgctttaattcatcatgtggttgccaaATGTGGCACAGCTGTGGGTTGCCCTGTGCTTGTAGGATAGAAAAGTACATGCGTGAAG AGCATCCGATTCAACTCGAAGACATAGACGTCTTCTGGCGGAAACTTAACttccaaagttgtaaattgatagACGACTCCCTTGACGTGGTCGAAGAGCTAGATGTTGTTAGACAACAATTACAGTCGCACCCTCCAGCTCAGCAAAAAAGCCTGCTTTCAAAGATTAAAGCGGTGTTGACTCCAACGAAATCTACCAAGAAACCACCGGTTGTCCAACAAAATACTCGTGGCCGACCAACAACAAAGCAGGTACAAGAAAGGTTGGACGAGGCCTCTCGTATAGATGAAGAATTGAGGAGAAGCTCCTTCGGTGATGCAAACACGTGCTTTGAAGGTTCACGACAAAGTAAGTACGATAAACCTCGCCACAGCTCGTACGTTCCGTCTCAAGCCTCACAACAGTCGGttataaggtcccaaaaacccaaagcgaccctaagccgttcaaagagttctaagaagaaagagacacgAGATGATCACGGTTTTCCTTTAATCATTGGGGACGAGTACGTGGGAATCATCGAACGGTTTAAGTCTGACATTCCGCCAGTGTTCCATCCGTACGTCTCGTGCATACGAGATGTGATGCCGgacggtcattgtgggtttcgGTCTGTGGCTGTGGGCTTAGGGATGGATCAGAGTTCATGGGGGCGTATTAGAAGGGACCTTGTCCAAGAAATGGATCAGAACGAATCGATCTGGTTCCCAATATTTGAAGCATGGGCTGCAGGTTATTTTTACACGCATCGTCAGGGCCTAATTTGGGATTCAGTGGCCGGTTGTGGGGAGAATCACTGGATGGACTTCCCCTTTGCAGGACTTCTTATTGCACAAACGTACGGTATCGGGGTGCACCTGTTAACGACAACCATGGGTGCGAGTTCCACTTACTTCCCAATACTAAGTCCTCCGGCTAATCAACAACCATTATTCATAACGCTTACACATGTTAACGAGAACCACTTCATACATGTTAAGCTGGAAGGGGATTATCCTATGCCACCAGCACACGGGCTATGGTTGACCCACCGAAGACCCCACACAGAACAATGGGAAGATATGTACTTGCCACGTCTAGAATGGTATACATCGATAATGAATCCTCGACCAAGATCAAACCCCAGTCTTAATTACATAGATAGTTACACGgaagaatga